A single region of the Lacipirellulaceae bacterium genome encodes:
- a CDS encoding SDR family oxidoreductase: MPEQTTDVGVIVILGATGSVGTALASHLAAQGTKLLLGGRDRDAIDRLGEQFDCRTSNVEASDGESITAAIELAKKEHGRVDGVVNCIGSVLLKPAHTTSDEEWNDVLTTNLFSSFAAVRAAAKAMRSEGGSIALVSSAAAQIGLPNHEAIAAAKAGIAGLVRSAAATYGNRGIRVNAVSPGLVKSEMTRKLWESEATAKHSEGMHALGRLGEPEDIASALAWLVDPKNSWVTGQVLGVDGGLGSLIPR; encoded by the coding sequence ACTGACGTTGGTGTAATTGTAATTCTGGGGGCCACGGGAAGTGTCGGCACCGCTCTCGCCAGTCACCTTGCCGCCCAGGGGACGAAATTGCTCCTTGGAGGCCGAGATCGAGACGCTATCGACCGTCTGGGAGAGCAATTCGACTGCCGCACCAGCAATGTCGAAGCGAGCGATGGCGAGAGCATTACAGCCGCCATCGAATTGGCGAAGAAGGAACATGGTCGGGTTGATGGCGTAGTCAACTGCATTGGTTCTGTGCTACTGAAGCCTGCTCACACCACCAGTGACGAGGAATGGAACGACGTCCTGACGACAAATCTCTTCAGCTCGTTCGCCGCGGTCCGAGCCGCTGCAAAAGCGATGCGTAGCGAAGGTGGCTCGATCGCCCTTGTTTCTTCTGCCGCTGCCCAGATTGGATTACCGAATCATGAAGCGATCGCAGCAGCGAAGGCGGGAATCGCGGGACTAGTCCGTTCGGCTGCTGCCACTTATGGCAATCGCGGTATACGAGTGAACGCCGTCTCACCCGGCCTGGTGAAATCGGAGATGACACGTAAACTTTGGGAGAGTGAAGCCACCGCCAAGCACAGTGAAGGAATGCACGCTTTAGGTCGGTTGGGCGAGCCTGAAGATATCGCTTCCGCGTTGGCGTGGCTTGTTGATCCAAAGAACAGTTGGGTCACCGGACAAGTTCTTGGAGTTGATGGCGGTTTGGGAAGTTTGATCCCGCGATAG